One segment of Deltaproteobacteria bacterium DNA contains the following:
- a CDS encoding ribonuclease H-like domain-containing protein: protein MAPNILVLDLETKSIFSDHADRRCDALGVSVVGTYCYQRDQYRVYEEAEIPELEQRLTERPLVVGFNIKRFDFLVLKPYLHFDPLTLPMLDILEILHKALGHRVSLESVAQATLGSGKSGSGLDAVDYYRRGEIAKLKQYCQDDVRVTKTIYEYGAEHGELFYTSKFGNTRGRCPVSWQLTHPETTTASETATQCSLF, encoded by the coding sequence ATGGCGCCGAATATCCTCGTCCTCGACTTGGAAACCAAGTCCATCTTCAGCGACCACGCCGATCGCCGCTGCGATGCGCTTGGCGTCAGCGTCGTCGGCACCTATTGCTATCAGCGCGACCAATATCGCGTGTATGAAGAAGCTGAGATCCCCGAGCTGGAGCAACGCCTCACCGAACGCCCGCTCGTGGTCGGATTCAACATCAAGCGGTTCGATTTTCTCGTGCTGAAACCGTATCTCCACTTCGATCCGCTGACCCTCCCGATGCTCGACATCCTCGAAATCCTCCACAAGGCGCTCGGTCACCGCGTCAGCCTGGAGAGCGTCGCGCAGGCCACGCTCGGCAGCGGCAAATCGGGGAGCGGACTCGACGCGGTCGATTACTATCGGCGCGGCGAAATAGCGAAACTGAAGCAGTATTGCCAAGACGACGTGAGAGTCACCAAAACGATTTACGAATACGGCGCCGAACACGGAGAACTCTTCTACACCTCGAAATTCGGCAACACGAGGGGCCGCTGCCCCGTGTCGTGGCAACTGACTCACCCCGAGACCACCACGGCCAGCGAAACCGCCACGCAGTGCTCGTTATTTTAA
- the hemH gene encoding ferrochelatase — protein sequence MKPLLLLLNFGGPATTERIDRYIYNILADPANWPWGWCRWLQRPVARMIARRRAAPVAAQYAQMGGGSPLLRWTERQQAGLRAALLPTCPELQIAIGMQYWEPFIETTLEQLRGETWSDIILLPLYPHCSFTTSRACLDRVERWWQRHGRPTARIHRLESWYQHPGYIATCQQLLRETLADAPQRDEIPILFTAHGLPQAIVRQGDPYPREVLDQIMRIVGDGDFPNRWLLGYQSRVGPVKWLEPDVETCIERLGRERPHTVCVMPLSFVADQLETLYEVDVTYAEHLRQHGVQRILRVPTCNDHPQFIAALATLVREVLGVSNVCQSTSSLSVAGLRA from the coding sequence ATGAAACCATTACTCCTCTTGCTCAATTTCGGTGGTCCGGCGACCACGGAACGGATCGATCGATACATTTACAACATCCTCGCCGATCCGGCGAATTGGCCGTGGGGCTGGTGTCGCTGGCTACAGCGTCCGGTCGCACGGATGATCGCGCGGCGGCGGGCCGCTCCGGTCGCGGCACAATATGCCCAGATGGGCGGCGGGTCGCCGTTGCTGCGCTGGACCGAACGGCAACAAGCCGGACTGCGCGCCGCACTGCTCCCCACGTGTCCCGAGCTGCAAATCGCGATCGGGATGCAATATTGGGAACCATTCATCGAAACCACATTGGAGCAATTGCGCGGTGAAACCTGGAGCGACATCATCTTGCTGCCGCTCTATCCGCATTGCTCCTTCACCACGTCGCGCGCCTGTCTCGATCGGGTCGAACGTTGGTGGCAACGACACGGACGGCCCACGGCACGCATTCATCGACTCGAATCGTGGTATCAGCATCCGGGCTACATCGCGACGTGCCAACAGTTGTTGCGCGAGACACTGGCCGACGCGCCGCAACGCGACGAGATCCCGATCCTCTTCACGGCACACGGTCTGCCGCAAGCGATCGTGCGCCAAGGCGACCCCTATCCGCGGGAAGTCCTCGACCAGATCATGCGGATCGTCGGTGACGGCGACTTCCCGAATCGTTGGCTGCTCGGGTACCAAAGCCGCGTCGGGCCGGTGAAATGGCTGGAACCGGATGTCGAGACCTGCATTGAACGGCTCGGCCGGGAGCGTCCGCACACGGTGTGCGTCATGCCGCTCAGCTTTGTGGCGGATCAACTGGAAACGTTGTACGAAGTCGATGTCACCTACGCGGAACATTTGCGGCAGCACGGCGTGCAACGCATCTTGCGCGTCCCGACCTGTAACGATCATCCCCAATTCATTGCCGCCCTCGCCACCCTGGTGCGCGAAGTGCTCGGAGTTTCCAACGTATGTCAGTCGACGTCCTCATTATCGGTGGCGGGATTGCGGGCTTAA
- a CDS encoding cobalamin B12-binding domain-containing protein produces the protein MQRSQRPIILGVTESDCHVVANRLIELQLRADGWSVLNLGVCTPVAEFAAAYAEHPDTPAILIGSLNGHGYDDLQTLPRYRERYDIHCPIVLGGNLSVGSQKTHADETRFYALGVTHILRELCQILPLLATFMDAETARIVAASADDRTVYKSNTTQQGGIYGRSRNRALYASARWGAGLSHCI, from the coding sequence ATGCAGCGATCACAGAGACCGATCATTCTGGGAGTGACTGAAAGCGATTGCCACGTCGTGGCCAACCGACTCATCGAATTGCAGCTGCGCGCGGACGGTTGGTCGGTCCTGAATTTAGGTGTCTGTACCCCTGTGGCCGAATTTGCCGCAGCGTATGCGGAGCATCCGGATACGCCGGCGATCTTGATTGGCTCGTTGAATGGTCATGGCTACGACGACTTGCAGACATTGCCCCGCTATCGGGAGCGATACGACATCCACTGCCCGATTGTTTTGGGCGGGAACCTCAGTGTCGGCAGTCAAAAGACGCATGCGGACGAAACGCGATTCTATGCGTTGGGTGTGACCCACATCTTGCGTGAGCTGTGCCAGATTTTGCCGCTCCTCGCCACATTCATGGATGCTGAGACCGCGCGTATCGTCGCGGCGTCGGCAGATGATCGAACAGTGTACAAATCAAACACTACACAACAAGGCGGAATCTATGGGCGTTCCAGAAATAGGGCGCTGTATGCAAGCGCTCGGTGGGGGGCTGGCCTTTCGCACTGCATTTGA
- a CDS encoding ATP-binding protein — MQRHLLNSLYEWKKQPLRKPLLLRGARQVGKSWLVHEFAKTFETLIEINFDRDRTAKTLFEGDLQIPRLIERISLYAGRKLQAGSTLLFLDEIQECEPALQALRYFKEEFPELHVIAAGSLIEFTLAQLGLPVGRIQFLHLHPLSFAEFLTASGHQDLREHLHSGHVDPLVHDRLLEQLQQYLWLGGMPAVVRAWLDHRDVRLCQQLQDEILQAYRQDFQKYARRRQITHVEQVFTAIPTQLGQKFTCARVDPQTRAGTIKQALTLLTMAGIARLAYHTSGQGIPLGATKHDQRFKVFFFDVGLAQRLLGLDMKTWITTPLTVINVGAIAEQFVAQEFVAYADPTLQPELFYWHREAATSNAEVDFLVTKGHRIIPVEVKSGQRGGLKSLHLFLASHPHSSFGCKLSEHPFAVHDRIHDVPLYGIEAWLQDLA; from the coding sequence ATGCAAAGACATTTACTAAACTCACTCTATGAATGGAAAAAACAGCCGCTGCGCAAGCCGTTGCTCCTGCGAGGCGCACGCCAAGTAGGGAAGTCCTGGCTGGTACACGAATTTGCGAAGACATTCGAGACCCTCATCGAAATCAACTTTGACCGGGACCGCACCGCCAAGACGCTCTTCGAAGGCGACCTGCAGATACCACGACTCATCGAACGGATCTCACTCTATGCCGGTCGAAAACTCCAAGCAGGATCCACGCTCCTTTTCTTGGACGAGATCCAAGAATGTGAACCCGCCCTGCAAGCACTCCGCTACTTCAAAGAAGAATTCCCAGAACTACACGTGATCGCCGCCGGTTCGTTGATCGAATTCACGCTGGCCCAGTTGGGACTCCCTGTGGGGCGCATCCAATTTCTCCACCTCCATCCGCTCTCCTTTGCCGAATTTCTCACCGCGTCCGGTCATCAAGACCTCCGGGAACACCTCCACAGCGGACACGTCGACCCGCTGGTCCATGATCGTCTCCTGGAACAGCTCCAACAATATCTGTGGCTCGGTGGCATGCCGGCGGTCGTCCGTGCCTGGCTCGACCACCGCGATGTCCGACTCTGCCAACAACTACAAGACGAAATTCTGCAGGCCTATCGGCAGGACTTTCAGAAATACGCCCGCCGCCGTCAAATCACCCATGTCGAGCAAGTGTTTACCGCCATCCCCACCCAGCTCGGACAAAAGTTCACCTGCGCGCGCGTCGACCCACAGACGCGCGCCGGGACAATCAAACAAGCGCTCACGCTACTCACGATGGCGGGGATTGCACGACTGGCGTATCACACCAGTGGCCAAGGCATCCCATTGGGCGCCACAAAGCACGACCAACGCTTCAAAGTATTTTTCTTCGACGTCGGACTTGCACAACGACTCTTAGGGCTCGACATGAAGACGTGGATCACCACACCGCTCACTGTCATCAACGTCGGGGCCATCGCGGAACAATTCGTGGCGCAAGAATTCGTCGCCTACGCCGACCCGACTCTTCAGCCGGAACTTTTCTATTGGCACCGCGAAGCCGCCACCAGCAACGCCGAAGTCGATTTTCTGGTGACCAAAGGCCATCGGATCATTCCCGTCGAAGTGAAATCGGGACAACGCGGCGGATTAAAGAGCCTCCACCTGTTCCTCGCGTCCCATCCGCACAGCTCCTTCGGCTGCAAACTCTCTGAGCATCCATTTGCGGTACACGACCGCATCCACGACGTGCCGCTCTACGGGATTGAGGCGTGGTTGCAGGATCTCGCGTAA
- the hemG gene encoding protoporphyrinogen oxidase, whose protein sequence is MSVDVLIIGGGIAGLTAALRLQAAGARVQVLETAARVGGVLHTERLHDYLVERGPNSISKSTAALESLIDDCGLRNDVLLPTGDAKARFIYAKRQLHRVPLDPMALLTSRLFSWRGKLRILREPWIPRDGNTHESVADFVRRRLGPEMLHYAISPLVAGIFAGDPEQLELGSAFPIMAELEAEYGSLIRAAIKRRSGMSRQIISFRHGMQQLTDAVAARLGDAVTTDACVQAIAPLAAATRRWAVTYARQHSTVQTTADHIIFATPAATAAALLEPHAPTIAGLLRAIPYAPVAVIHAAYRTLDCPRPLEGFGCLLARDPERHILGMIYSSSLFPNRAPIGTCLFTSFIGGLREPTAVDASDTALQQWFMQDVAAIYGITHPPSTFNVVRHRAAIPQYTIGHHDRVAAIHAGLAALPGLLLTGNYLAGVSVGDTVAHAAAVAERISPATRATQTADPAAV, encoded by the coding sequence ATGTCAGTCGACGTCCTCATTATCGGTGGCGGGATTGCGGGCTTAACTGCGGCGCTGCGGTTGCAAGCGGCCGGGGCCCGCGTCCAGGTGCTGGAAACGGCGGCGCGCGTCGGCGGCGTATTGCACACCGAACGGCTGCACGACTACCTCGTGGAGCGCGGACCGAACAGCATCAGCAAGAGCACGGCGGCGTTGGAATCGCTCATCGATGACTGCGGACTGCGCAACGACGTGCTGCTCCCGACCGGCGACGCCAAGGCCCGCTTTATCTATGCAAAGCGGCAGCTCCACCGCGTGCCGCTCGACCCGATGGCGCTGCTGACCAGCCGCCTCTTCTCGTGGCGCGGCAAACTGCGCATCCTCCGCGAGCCGTGGATCCCGCGCGACGGCAACACCCACGAATCGGTCGCCGACTTTGTCCGTCGTCGCTTAGGTCCGGAGATGCTCCACTACGCAATCAGTCCGCTGGTCGCGGGCATTTTCGCCGGCGATCCGGAACAACTCGAACTCGGGAGTGCATTCCCGATCATGGCCGAACTCGAAGCGGAATACGGCTCGCTCATCCGCGCGGCCATCAAACGGCGTAGCGGAATGTCACGGCAAATCATTTCGTTTCGTCACGGGATGCAGCAACTCACCGATGCAGTCGCGGCACGGCTGGGAGACGCCGTAACGACCGACGCATGCGTCCAAGCGATCGCGCCGCTCGCGGCTGCAACACGCCGCTGGGCGGTCACATACGCGCGCCAACATTCTACGGTGCAGACCACCGCCGACCATATTATCTTCGCCACACCCGCCGCAACAGCCGCGGCGCTGCTGGAGCCGCATGCGCCGACCATCGCCGGACTGTTGCGCGCCATTCCGTATGCCCCGGTCGCCGTCATTCACGCCGCATATCGGACGCTCGATTGCCCGCGCCCGCTGGAAGGCTTCGGCTGTCTGTTGGCGCGCGACCCGGAACGCCATATCCTCGGGATGATTTACTCCAGCAGCCTCTTCCCCAATCGCGCGCCGATCGGGACCTGTCTCTTCACTAGTTTCATCGGGGGCTTACGTGAACCGACTGCCGTCGACGCCTCCGACACTGCGTTGCAGCAGTGGTTCATGCAGGACGTCGCCGCAATCTACGGCATCACGCATCCACCGAGCACGTTCAACGTAGTCCGCCATCGCGCCGCGATCCCGCAATACACGATCGGCCACCACGACCGCGTCGCCGCGATCCACGCCGGCCTCGCCGCGCTTCCCGGCCTGCTGCTGACCGGCAACTATCTGGCCGGCGTCTCCGTCGGTGACACCGTCGCTCACGCCGCAGCTGTGGCAGAACGGATTTCTCCTGCGACAAGAGCCACTCAGACAGCAGATCCGGCAGCTGTGTAA
- a CDS encoding PilZ domain-containing protein produces MDAAADNRRRFARLDLALSVSYRLLDGGTIIHDPREALSSDISVGGLRLMTPTELPTGSAVELLVTLEGSADKPVVATGEVVWQHRLNATSYETGVIITEMPDADRSRFMQFVFDQMSKIVTPLGSSGTIK; encoded by the coding sequence ATGGACGCGGCAGCAGACAACCGGCGACGTTTTGCGCGACTCGATTTGGCCCTCTCGGTGAGCTATCGGCTCCTCGACGGCGGCACTATCATTCACGACCCGCGCGAGGCATTGAGCAGCGACATCAGCGTCGGCGGGCTGCGGCTAATGACGCCGACCGAACTACCAACCGGTTCGGCGGTGGAGTTACTGGTCACGTTGGAAGGCAGCGCGGATAAACCGGTGGTCGCGACCGGCGAAGTCGTCTGGCAGCACCGACTGAACGCCACCAGTTACGAGACCGGCGTGATCATCACCGAAATGCCGGACGCCGACCGCTCCCGCTTCATGCAATTCGTATTCGATCAAATGAGCAAAATCGTCACCCCCCTCGGCAGCAGTGGGACGATAAAGTAG
- a CDS encoding FAD-dependent oxidoreductase: protein MAPSHDVIIVGGGTAGSTAALYAARAGLRTLVLDKGVGHGALARAHQVLDFPGVGDKITGEALVKRLRWQAREFGADFRELEVTSTALAASGRILFGNDGKKFEARCVVLASGCGAPAHLLPGEAEYFGKGVAYSVPRDGALARKTSVAVFGKTAEAAQAALTLAKIAETVAFIIPTNKLDIPEPLQERLKAESHIHCHLSASLKELRGGQGALTEIVLLSAGQEKVLPVRTVYLYHHTPHSETTYLTGTVDLGAHANVLVNDTMETSIPGVFACGDILCGVPQLPVIAAAQGTVAALGAERFLRA, encoded by the coding sequence ATGGCCCCTTCTCATGATGTGATTATTGTCGGCGGCGGCACTGCCGGATCCACCGCGGCCCTCTACGCCGCGCGGGCCGGACTCCGCACGCTGGTCCTCGACAAGGGCGTGGGCCACGGCGCGCTCGCCCGCGCCCACCAAGTGCTCGACTTCCCCGGCGTCGGCGATAAGATCACCGGCGAGGCATTGGTGAAGCGCCTCCGTTGGCAGGCCCGCGAATTCGGCGCCGATTTCCGCGAACTCGAAGTCACCAGCACCGCGCTCGCCGCCAGCGGTCGGATCTTGTTCGGCAACGACGGGAAAAAATTCGAGGCCCGCTGTGTCGTGTTGGCCAGCGGCTGCGGCGCCCCGGCCCATCTCCTCCCCGGCGAGGCGGAATATTTCGGCAAGGGCGTCGCGTATTCTGTCCCGCGCGACGGCGCGCTCGCCCGCAAAACGAGTGTGGCCGTGTTCGGCAAGACGGCCGAAGCCGCGCAAGCCGCCCTCACATTGGCCAAGATCGCGGAAACGGTCGCGTTCATCATCCCCACCAACAAACTCGACATCCCGGAGCCGCTGCAAGAACGCCTCAAGGCGGAATCGCACATCCATTGTCACCTCAGCGCCAGCCTGAAGGAACTCCGCGGTGGCCAAGGCGCGTTGACAGAAATCGTGCTGCTCAGCGCCGGCCAAGAAAAAGTCCTCCCGGTCCGCACCGTCTATCTCTACCACCACACCCCGCACAGCGAGACCACATACTTGACCGGTACTGTCGATCTCGGCGCCCACGCCAATGTGTTAGTGAACGACACCATGGAAACGAGCATCCCCGGCGTCTTTGCGTGCGGCGACATCCTCTGCGGCGTCCCGCAACTCCCGGTGATCGCGGCCGCCCAAGGTACCGTCGCCGCCCTCGGCGCGGAACGATTTTTACGTGCGTAA
- a CDS encoding SDR family oxidoreductase, which yields MFTTDLHRDRVYLITGGGTGLGRAMGERLATLGAHLVLTSRDTAHLEVGAAAMRALGARVCTIACDIRKPEAVQAMIDEAWATMGRIDGLINNAAGNIAAPTELLSANAFNAVVSVVLQGSFYCTHTLGKRWIAAKTPGRVLSIVTTYAWTGSAYVVPSACAKAGVLAMTQSLAVEWGPYGIRLNAIAPGPFPTAGAWQRLMPPGFEQHLTQRNPTRRLGKPEELGDLAAFLLSDAADYLNGACITIDGGEWLAGAGQFTALGQHLDRDAWAALQQQAKGSR from the coding sequence ATGTTCACGACAGATCTGCATCGGGACCGTGTCTATCTGATCACCGGCGGCGGCACGGGCCTGGGCCGCGCGATGGGAGAACGTCTCGCCACGCTCGGTGCGCACTTAGTGCTCACGAGTCGCGACACGGCACATCTCGAAGTCGGCGCCGCGGCGATGCGCGCCCTCGGAGCCCGCGTCTGCACCATTGCGTGCGACATTCGTAAGCCGGAGGCCGTGCAAGCCATGATCGACGAGGCCTGGGCGACCATGGGCCGAATCGACGGATTGATCAACAACGCGGCCGGCAACATCGCCGCCCCGACGGAGTTGTTGTCTGCCAATGCGTTCAACGCCGTCGTCAGCGTCGTGCTGCAGGGCAGTTTCTATTGCACCCACACGCTCGGAAAACGATGGATCGCCGCGAAGACGCCGGGCCGCGTCCTCTCGATCGTCACCACCTATGCCTGGACCGGCTCCGCCTACGTCGTCCCATCGGCCTGCGCCAAGGCCGGCGTGTTGGCGATGACCCAATCGCTCGCCGTGGAATGGGGCCCGTACGGCATCCGGCTCAACGCGATCGCGCCGGGACCGTTTCCCACGGCGGGCGCGTGGCAACGCCTGATGCCGCCGGGTTTCGAGCAACATCTGACGCAGCGCAATCCGACCCGCCGCCTTGGAAAACCCGAAGAGCTCGGCGACCTCGCCGCGTTTCTGCTCAGCGACGCGGCCGACTATCTGAACGGCGCGTGCATCACGATCGACGGCGGCGAATGGCTCGCCGGCGCCGGCCAGTTCACCGCGCTGGGACAGCACTTGGACCGGGACGCCTGGGCCGCCCTCCAGCAGCAGGCAAAAGGGTCACGTTAA
- a CDS encoding ABC transporter substrate-binding protein produces the protein MAASLTHVTIAHSPDADDAFMFYALATGKVGSPDIHYTHELIDIQTLNEYAKTARYDVTALSVHAYAYVADRYALLRSGASMGEATYGPMIVARSPMDAEALRRTTIAVPGQLTTAYLALQLALGPVETTTMRFDAILPAVRDGHVAAGLLIHEGQLTFAKDQLVNVFDLAGWWHARHRLPLPLGVNGIRRNLPAALQQTVAHDVRASIEYALAHRPQAVDHARQFARDLPTELIDRFVGMYVNQRTVRMGAEEELAITTLLREAHAAQLIPALPPLMWSE, from the coding sequence ATGGCCGCCTCACTGACGCACGTAACCATCGCCCACTCCCCCGACGCCGACGACGCGTTTATGTTCTATGCACTCGCCACCGGCAAAGTCGGCTCGCCGGACATCCACTATACGCATGAATTGATCGACATCCAGACCCTCAATGAATACGCGAAGACCGCGCGCTACGACGTCACGGCATTGTCCGTCCACGCCTATGCATACGTCGCCGACCGCTATGCGTTGCTCCGCTCCGGCGCCAGCATGGGCGAGGCCACCTATGGCCCAATGATCGTCGCCCGCAGCCCAATGGACGCGGAGGCGTTGCGCCGTACCACCATCGCGGTGCCGGGCCAACTCACCACGGCGTACCTCGCGCTGCAACTCGCGCTCGGCCCGGTCGAGACCACGACGATGCGCTTCGACGCCATCCTTCCGGCCGTCCGCGACGGCCACGTCGCCGCGGGCCTGCTGATCCACGAAGGCCAACTGACGTTTGCAAAAGACCAACTCGTGAACGTCTTCGACTTGGCCGGCTGGTGGCACGCCCGCCATCGCTTGCCGCTGCCGCTCGGCGTGAACGGCATCCGTCGCAACCTCCCCGCTGCGCTGCAACAGACGGTTGCGCACGATGTGCGCGCCTCGATCGAATACGCGTTGGCGCATCGCCCGCAAGCCGTCGACCACGCGCGCCAATTTGCGCGCGACCTGCCTACGGAACTGATCGATCGCTTCGTCGGCATGTATGTGAATCAACGCACCGTTCGGATGGGCGCGGAAGAGGAACTCGCGATCACCACACTGCTCCGCGAGGCCCATGCCGCCCAATTGATCCCCGCCCTCCCACCCCTGATGTGGAGCGAATAA
- a CDS encoding FAD-binding oxidoreductase, whose product MPADSTDPLAHIPARTDVIRRGDDRIAAYRHDTMLTGDPDVVVRPADTRECAELLAYCHHHHIPVTPAGSRTSMTGSSVADSGVLLSLEQMRGVIDIGQAAGHAVARVRPGTILGELQQQVAAAGFFYPPSPTSRHEAMLGGTVATNATGDNTYRYGTTRRYVRGLRVLLTDGTERELSRPWEQSVVELKNTAGYFLAGTEIDYFIGSEGTLGLITELTLDLLSQPQPQLGLFVFFPSPRAALDLIALADRDGRVRATALEFIDGRALEVMATHPTFPGIPSGAGAALLIYQEYAEESRDPVLNAWFAMLTEADPQMMRLLDHAIVATQPRDVERLHQWRHQIPVVVNERGHALEANGGGKVGTDWWVPIAEMRGMMDYMYERSNALGIPYLAFGHLGNGHPHVNYLTATPNERARAQACVLECCHEAVRRGGGVAGEHGLGKLKRDLLAIQHPPAIIDQMRALKRHYDPHWILGRGNILIPPKISGR is encoded by the coding sequence ATGCCCGCCGACTCGACCGATCCACTCGCCCATATCCCCGCCCGCACCGACGTCATCCGGCGCGGCGATGACCGGATCGCCGCGTATCGGCACGACACGATGTTGACCGGCGACCCCGACGTGGTCGTGCGGCCGGCCGACACGCGCGAATGTGCGGAGCTGCTGGCGTATTGTCATCATCACCACATTCCCGTCACACCGGCCGGGTCGCGCACTTCAATGACCGGCAGTTCGGTGGCCGACTCGGGCGTATTGCTCTCGTTGGAACAAATGCGCGGCGTGATCGATATTGGCCAAGCGGCGGGCCACGCTGTTGCGCGCGTGCGGCCCGGGACCATCCTGGGCGAGTTGCAACAGCAAGTGGCCGCGGCTGGATTTTTCTATCCCCCGTCCCCGACCAGTCGCCACGAGGCGATGCTCGGCGGCACGGTGGCAACGAACGCGACCGGCGACAACACCTATCGCTACGGGACCACGCGGCGCTATGTGCGCGGACTCCGCGTGTTGCTGACCGATGGGACCGAGCGGGAACTGTCGCGGCCGTGGGAACAATCAGTCGTCGAACTGAAAAATACGGCGGGATATTTCCTGGCCGGCACGGAAATCGACTACTTCATCGGCTCCGAAGGGACGCTCGGACTGATCACGGAACTGACGCTTGATTTGTTGTCCCAACCGCAGCCGCAACTCGGACTGTTCGTTTTTTTCCCGTCGCCCCGCGCCGCGCTCGACTTGATTGCGCTCGCCGACCGCGACGGCCGTGTCCGCGCGACCGCGTTGGAGTTTATCGACGGCCGCGCGTTGGAGGTCATGGCCACGCATCCGACGTTTCCCGGCATTCCATCGGGCGCGGGCGCGGCGCTGCTCATTTATCAAGAGTACGCCGAGGAATCGCGCGATCCGGTGTTGAATGCCTGGTTCGCGATGCTCACCGAAGCGGATCCGCAGATGATGCGATTGCTGGATCACGCGATCGTCGCAACGCAACCGCGCGACGTAGAGCGGCTGCACCAATGGCGACACCAGATTCCGGTGGTGGTGAACGAGCGCGGCCACGCATTGGAAGCGAACGGCGGCGGCAAAGTGGGCACCGATTGGTGGGTCCCGATCGCGGAGATGCGTGGGATGATGGACTACATGTACGAACGCTCCAACGCGCTCGGCATTCCGTATCTGGCGTTCGGCCATCTCGGAAACGGCCATCCGCATGTGAATTATTTGACGGCCACGCCCAATGAACGCGCCCGTGCGCAGGCTTGCGTGCTCGAATGCTGCCACGAGGCCGTCCGTCGCGGCGGCGGTGTCGCCGGCGAACACGGACTCGGCAAACTCAAACGCGATTTGCTCGCCATTCAACATCCGCCAGCAATCATCGACCAAATGCGCGCGCTCAAACGCCACTACGATCCGCACTGGATCCTCGGCCGCGGGAATATCCTGATCCCGCCAAAGATTAGTGGGCGCTAG
- a CDS encoding radical SAM protein: MRLNDSDALELAEHAPFAELTQAAHRIRCHFHPDGAASYLIMRIVSYTNVCVADCRYCAFYRRPNHPEGYVLTDEQIFAKLDDLIAHGGRLVAMEGGFNPRLKLDHYEAMFRAVRARYGDALEIYGPTIVEVMFIARASRVALETALRRLHDAGLRWIPGGGAEILTDAWRERLSPKKYSVQEYLDGMRCAQRLGFGTTATMVIGFGETWADRIEHLRHVRTLQDETGGFASFLLWTYQPDHTALRGSRLSDAEYLRTMALARLYLDNIPMLRSSILTQRAAGAEALRCGAHDFDVPLEDQVTQLAGATIEAETETVLQWVRAQGLTPTRRTPLPAPMAAQAQHP, from the coding sequence ATGCGCCTGAACGATTCCGACGCCCTTGAACTGGCCGAACATGCCCCGTTCGCGGAGCTGACACAGGCCGCGCACCGCATCCGCTGCCATTTTCATCCCGACGGCGCGGCCAGCTATCTGATCATGCGGATCGTCAGCTACACTAACGTCTGTGTCGCCGACTGCCGCTACTGCGCGTTTTACCGTCGCCCCAATCATCCGGAAGGCTACGTCCTGACGGACGAGCAAATTTTCGCCAAGCTCGACGACCTGATCGCGCACGGTGGCCGTCTCGTCGCGATGGAAGGCGGCTTCAATCCGCGGCTGAAACTCGATCACTACGAAGCGATGTTTCGCGCGGTCCGCGCCCGCTACGGCGATGCGCTCGAAATCTACGGCCCGACGATCGTCGAAGTGATGTTCATCGCCCGCGCCTCGCGCGTCGCGCTGGAAACGGCGCTGCGTCGCTTGCACGATGCGGGATTACGTTGGATCCCCGGCGGCGGCGCCGAAATACTCACCGATGCGTGGCGTGAACGTCTCTCGCCGAAAAAATACAGCGTGCAAGAATATCTCGACGGGATGCGCTGCGCGCAACGCCTCGGCTTCGGCACCACCGCCACGATGGTAATCGGTTTCGGCGAAACCTGGGCCGACCGCATCGAACATTTGCGCCACGTCCGCACGTTGCAAGACGAAACCGGCGGCTTCGCCAGCTTCCTACTCTGGACCTATCAACCGGACCACACCGCACTGCGCGGATCACGCCTGTCGGACGCCGAATATCTGCGCACCATGGCGCTCGCCCGCCTCTACCTCGACAACATCCCGATGTTGCGCAGCTCGATTCTCACCCAACGCGCCGCCGGCGCCGAGGCGTTGCGTTGCGGCGCCCACGACTTCGACGTCCCACTCGAAGACCAAGTCACCCAACTCGCCGGCGCCACCATCGAGGCCGAAACCGAAACCGTCCTCCAATGGGTCCGCGCCCAAGGCCTCACGCCCACACGGCGCACGCCACTCCCGGCGCCCATGGCGGCGCAAGCGCAGCACCCATAA